In one window of Penaeus monodon isolate SGIC_2016 chromosome 36, NSTDA_Pmon_1, whole genome shotgun sequence DNA:
- the LOC119595490 gene encoding glutamate receptor 2-like isoform X1 encodes MESPEKRRDCFKVLALRWPPFIWWEGNQSPDQLGGSMKAIMDIFASHLGFCYNIVVPPGENWGNREENGSYSGMLGMMVRREVDMTIVPVGVSEERSRAMDFSEFILMDRQHLIFKRPFPEADMAGFIKPYTPWMWFLIFVAALGICGALAIVHFGYKKLLQDLHTPEEFEEADLVVVRRTLAQDLYNYVLWMFSSLILLSVPWNPRGVPVRTLTGVWLIVALIISTVYRSNLKAMLILPKVNLPFTTISEFLQTDIPLYIIEGSLADHYTKGAEPNSSLARLRAKARVNTDVIIAIKEVYMGEVTGISSFHGQTKLLHDSFTKNGYCGVYRSVDGLLGGTSNALGFPKGSPLKPKIDRMIRGLREFGILNYLLFQQVPNATNCLTVSRSSTSNLSELRPLELKDFYGVFSLYAGGIVIASVTFVVEAIAKK; translated from the exons ATGGAATCGCCCGAAAAGCGTCGAGACTGCTTCAAGGTGTTGGCTTTGAGG tggcCCCCCTTCATCTGGTGGGAGGGAAACCAATCACCCGACCAACTGGGGGGAAGCATGAAGGCGATCATGGACATCTTCGCTTCTCATCTCGGTTTCTG CTACAACATCGTCGTTCCTCCGGGCGAAAACTGGGGAAACCGCGAGGAAAACGGGTCCTACTCCGGGATGCTAGGGATGATGGTCCGAAGG GAGGTGGACATGACCATCGTGCCAGTGGGCGTGTCCGAGGAGCGTTCCCGCGCGATGGACTTCAGCGAATTCATACTCATGGACCGACAACACCTCATCTTCAAGCGCCCATTCCCTGAGGCCGACATGGCGGGTTTCATCAAGCCTTATACACCCTGG ATGTGGTTCCTCATTTTCGTGGCTGCCTTGGGGATCTGCGGCGCCTTGGCAATCGTCCACTTCGGCTACAAGAAACTCCTGCAGGattt GCACACACCTGAGGAATTCGAGGAGGCAGACCTTGTCGTGGTACGAAGGACTCTGGCACAGGATCTCTACAACTACGTCTTGTGGAtgttctcctccctcatcttgcttt CCGTGCCTTGGAATCCTCGAGGAGTGCCAGTAAGAACGCTGACAGGAGTATGGCTCATTGTGGCCCTCATCATCAGCACGGTGTACCGCTCCAACCTCAAGGCTATGCTGATTCTGCCCAAGGTTAACTTACCTTTCACTACCATCAGTGAATTCCTGCAGACGGACATTCCTTTATATATCATTGAAGGAAGCCTGGCTGATCACTATACTAAG GGCGCCGAACCGAACAGCTCCTTAGCTAGGCTGCGGGCGAAGGCGCGGGTGAATACCGACGTTATCATTGCGATCAAGGAGGTCTACATGGGAGAAGTGACGGGCATCTCTTCGTTCCACGGCCAAACGAAACTCCTCCACGATTCGTTCACGAAG AACGGCTACTGCGGAGTGTACCGATCAGTGGACGGGTTGCTGGGCGGCACAAGCAATGCCTTGGGATTTCCCAAAGGCTCTCCTCTCAAACCCAAAATTGACCGAAT GATTCGAGGACTGAGAGAATTCGGCATCCTGAACTACCTCCTCTTCCAGCAAGTCCCCAATGCTACCAACTGCCTCACCGTCAGCAGGTCCTCGACCAGCAACCTCTCCGAACTGCGGCCGCTGGAACTGAAGGATTTTTATGGGGTCTTCTCTCTCTATGCTGGAG
- the LOC119595490 gene encoding glutamate receptor 2-like isoform X2 produces the protein MESPEKRRDCFKVLALRWPPFIWWEGNQSPDQLGGSMKAIMDIFASHLGFCYNIVVPPGENWGNREENGSYSGMLGMMVRREVDMTIVPVGVSEERSRAMDFSEFILMDRQHLIFKRPFPEADMAGFIKPYTPWMWFLIFVAALGICGALAIVHFGYKKLLQDLHTPEEFEEADLVVVRRTLAQDLYNYVLWMFSSLILLSVPWNPRGVPVRTLTGVWLIVALIISTVYRSNLKAMLILPKVNLPFTTISEFLQTDIPLYIIEGSLADHYTKGAEPNSSLARLRAKARVNTDVIIAIKEVYMGEVTGISSFHGQTKLLHDSFTKNGYCGVYRSVDGLLGGTSNALGFPKGSPLKPKIDRMIRGLREFGILNYLLFQQVPNATNCLTVSRSSTSNLSELRPLELKDFYGVFSLYAGGLHSA, from the exons ATGGAATCGCCCGAAAAGCGTCGAGACTGCTTCAAGGTGTTGGCTTTGAGG tggcCCCCCTTCATCTGGTGGGAGGGAAACCAATCACCCGACCAACTGGGGGGAAGCATGAAGGCGATCATGGACATCTTCGCTTCTCATCTCGGTTTCTG CTACAACATCGTCGTTCCTCCGGGCGAAAACTGGGGAAACCGCGAGGAAAACGGGTCCTACTCCGGGATGCTAGGGATGATGGTCCGAAGG GAGGTGGACATGACCATCGTGCCAGTGGGCGTGTCCGAGGAGCGTTCCCGCGCGATGGACTTCAGCGAATTCATACTCATGGACCGACAACACCTCATCTTCAAGCGCCCATTCCCTGAGGCCGACATGGCGGGTTTCATCAAGCCTTATACACCCTGG ATGTGGTTCCTCATTTTCGTGGCTGCCTTGGGGATCTGCGGCGCCTTGGCAATCGTCCACTTCGGCTACAAGAAACTCCTGCAGGattt GCACACACCTGAGGAATTCGAGGAGGCAGACCTTGTCGTGGTACGAAGGACTCTGGCACAGGATCTCTACAACTACGTCTTGTGGAtgttctcctccctcatcttgcttt CCGTGCCTTGGAATCCTCGAGGAGTGCCAGTAAGAACGCTGACAGGAGTATGGCTCATTGTGGCCCTCATCATCAGCACGGTGTACCGCTCCAACCTCAAGGCTATGCTGATTCTGCCCAAGGTTAACTTACCTTTCACTACCATCAGTGAATTCCTGCAGACGGACATTCCTTTATATATCATTGAAGGAAGCCTGGCTGATCACTATACTAAG GGCGCCGAACCGAACAGCTCCTTAGCTAGGCTGCGGGCGAAGGCGCGGGTGAATACCGACGTTATCATTGCGATCAAGGAGGTCTACATGGGAGAAGTGACGGGCATCTCTTCGTTCCACGGCCAAACGAAACTCCTCCACGATTCGTTCACGAAG AACGGCTACTGCGGAGTGTACCGATCAGTGGACGGGTTGCTGGGCGGCACAAGCAATGCCTTGGGATTTCCCAAAGGCTCTCCTCTCAAACCCAAAATTGACCGAAT GATTCGAGGACTGAGAGAATTCGGCATCCTGAACTACCTCCTCTTCCAGCAAGTCCCCAATGCTACCAACTGCCTCACCGTCAGCAGGTCCTCGACCAGCAACCTCTCCGAACTGCGGCCGCTGGAACTGAAGGATTTTTATGGGGTCTTCTCTCTCTATGCTGGAG